ttttctaattcGAGAATACATCTACGGCAAAGCTTCCGCCAatgaaactgatttttttttttgaaattaatatgaaactgatttaaaaaataaactcatAATAAATGTAGATTTTTgcacaaaaaagaaagaaaaaaaaattctcaaaaaaaaaaaaaactgtaggtttttttggttgaatgttTGGTTTTGGTTAGAAAATTCAAATACGTAAGATTGTAAACTCTTAAGCTAGAAAGAAAATGTAAGGAAAAAATCGTTTGATTtctagaaaagaaaactaagttcttttttttttttgagaaatgagAAAAACTAAGTTCTTCAAATCTTGATTGcatgattaatatttataaccaaaaaaggagaaaatttTAATGAAGAAATACTACGATTCAAGGCTTAATTTCTATTGAATATAGAAAAATCAAGATTTAAAATGTAatgagagaaacaaaaaaaaattatcaagaTTTAAGAATCCGACAAAGAAATTTGAAATCTTTTGAATAAAAAAGGATTTACCTTGATTGTAGTTGCGCTTGAACTGTAGATAATATCAGGGAGATAACCCTGCAAACCGACATTATAAACGGGTTTACCATCTGGATAAAACAATCCATAATTCCTCTCAGAAATAGGACCCGGTTTAAGATTCTCATTGAAAAGGGCAAAAACGTAAACATCAATCGGAACAGATGGCTTCGCCGGAGTTCCTTTCCTTGCCTGAACCAACCTCAACAAGTTCCCATTATAAAGCGCCGCGTTCTCCGGCGAAGCTCCGATCTCATTCTCCTCTCCTTTAGAAGGCCATCCCGTCTCCGAGATCCGAACCTCAACATCTGTATGTCCCAACGTTTTAATAGCAGAGTAAAGCGCGTCGACTTGCGCAAACAACATGTTGTCGTAATGAAGATTCGTGTTTGAATCAACCATCCCTTGGTTCGGCTGAAACAGAGCGTACTCTAACGGAATCTCTTTAGGACTGTCTTTATAAGCAAAGAAAGGGTATGCGTTGATCAAGAAAGGAGATTTTATCTGAGAGTGGAAATCAAGAAGAGGTCGGAGATATGGAATGAACTCTTCTTTGAACGATCCAGACGAAGGAGGATACGATGTCTGAAGAATGTCTAGTGAATGAGCTGATGTTACTGTTACTTGTTTCTCTAAACCGAGATTGACTAAAGCAGAGTAAACCGCCTTCATAGCCGGTAAGAGACTTGAGATTAGGACATGATCGTTGGTTTTGAAGATTTCGTTTCCGACAACGATTGAAGTTATACGTGTTTTTGAGATGTGTGGTTGGAGTCGTTGCTGGATCCAACTCTGAGCTTTGGTTGGGTCAGTTGACATGTTTTGGAGAAACTCGTTACCTAGTCCGATCATGAAATCGACTTGGGAGttagagaaggagaagaggacGTTTGGATCTGCGTCGTAGAGTTTAACTCTTGTGATGTTTAGTGATCGGAGGAGAACTGCAACTCTCGCCGGAGATGGGAGGTTGTTAGCGATTTGGCCGTAGTTGATTCCTACTCCTTGGCCGTTACTTCTCACTGATTTGtaagaaaaatggaaaaaaaaaatctcagttcaaatatttttggaaaaaaaaaggttctAAAAGATTACAAAGTGAAGGAGAAAATAACCTGAGAGTGTgagaaaaaggagaagaaatCTGAAGAACGAGATACTGCGTGTGGCCATGACTGAtgcaaagagaagaagaactcTCTACAGGCCAAGCAAGAATCTTGTTTAAGACCTCTTCCTCGTTTTTGCTTTGAGTTGGTTTCTGTGTGTATTAATACAATTACAACACGGTGGTCTTGGGAAAGAGCCAACTGTTCTTCTTACTCGTTGTCCGcgtttgtaaaaaaaaactcgCACTGTGCGTCTCTCTCACCAATGCGTGTGTATCTACATTATGTACctcccttttaaaataattgatataaaattcattcaatatttttttcgCTTATTATGAATATAATGTCCGCACACTTGTGCAGATTAATTATCCAACTAATtcaaattttaacattttttaatttcataatagattatttaattagttcaaatattaaattaattaggaGTTagattttacctttttattacAACACAATTTAGATAATAGTTTGATATTTgtaaaatcttttatttatttttctaccaAATATCACATGTAAAAAAGTATCATCATCATAATAacctaataaaattttattaacactttaaaataatataaattataaatctacaAAATAAACTGTAAGTATCAATTATCATTGAAGTTTATGAAATCAAACCCATGTACATCAAAGTAATAATtgcattttatatgaattttctcTTCAACGAAGTTTTATATAGTGACACATATTGATAAATCTACAATAATTAACAACATACttcaatttaataaaacaattataaataaaagtaataaattatatatgtctaataaAATCTCGACtcatatattgaaaatatttattgaataaTCACTAAActgtttaaaacttaaaatttgaaaagttatttattaaaactaatgaCTTAACTTAAATCAGGTAATATGACaaataagtttctaaaaataataaatatgataaataaacaaaaaacctAAAATCATAGAGAAAGTAAGTAAAActacaattatttaaaatatgaaaataaataaattcacaatttaaattaaaaatatgacaaataataaaaaactaaattatggAGAATgtgataaataaacaaaactaaattattaaaacaaataaaataagaaaattaagtaagattattgaaaatattaaaaataagcaATAAACAATGACAATACCTAGGTGTTTTGTCAGCACATGCGGAAATCAACTTCTTATGagtacttattagtttatgtcaTATTAGTTTAAAACCAGcacaataatttattatttatattttcaaatagttaaatcaaacataaaagtatttatatatgtcaaatatatttttattaaatatatacttattattgtgttaaagtttttaaaacactcatatcttaaaaatagtttagaaaatatctttatataaatgtttttgcttgctaatatttaattataaatttttgtatcttaattttaacttttatagtaaaaaatatttttttcagatagcaacacaatatatataagaattatcttaatttttaaatttttgataatatatatatatatatatatatatatattaatatatatatatatatatatattatttactctcaattatttaatatttaatatagcatataaatttatattattaaaataaaattcgtttttaattaaatataaactcactaagtgtatttttaaattaataaattagtgaatcagttagaaactaataataaatcaataacctagctaaaatctaaaacttcaatatgacaaataagaaaaactaactgaattttaatataacatataaatttaatattattaaaataagattcgttttaatcatatataagattcattaaggatattttaaaattaatatataaattagtgaCTTAgctaaaaaaataatgaatgaatgatttaactaaaatctaataaaaatatgataaataagcaaagttacctaaaatcatggagaacgtGACACATCAGccaaatcacttcataaataatagtatagatttagtgttaaaactgaatatatatgtgtgttttgacccttattatatttttcccttattatatttattatataaaattgatattGTAAAACATTCTACTCGTTGTTTGTGAAATGAAAGGCTCTAAATCAAGAAAATGGCAATAACAAAAATCATATTCTATTACCAGTATATCGAAATGTTTTTTGCATCAAAATACTATTCTATTACTTTAACAAAAGGTGGTTTAGAAATTAGATCGTAATTaaacaaccaacaaaaaaacaaattcatatAAATAGTGTGTGTAGTCTTAACTAATAAATTATTAGTCCATTGTTCGTAGATGATATACAATTTTGAAGTCTTGAACCGTTTCCTCTAGAACAATTAACTCTTTCAATTCATAGATAAACTAGTCATGTTGTTGGATATTGAATCAATGAAATTATATCATTGGagtatgtttttaaaatttgacaTACTGCAATGATATAATTTCATTGATTCAATATCCAACAACATGACTAGTTTATCTATGAATTGAAAGAGTTAGTTGTTCTAGAGGAAACGGTTCAAGACTTCAAAATTGTATATCATCTACGAACAATGGACTAACCGATACTTAACGTTCACTTTCTAGATATCTTACTAACTGCATATCATTAGTAACTGTAGAGATTTTTTCGTGATCTCctatataatttatcattgcAAGttcttagaaaaatacatttttttttgataatccagaTATCCTAATTATTTATGGATAACTGATTACTTATGGTTAACATTTCTATATAGCTATGGATTTTCAGTATCGTTTTTGTTAGAATAgataatctttttcttttgtaaaagtAGAATATGTAATCAGTAATCTAAACTGGTATACACACTAGAAAAAGGGAAAATTAATGGGTATGAAAGCTTAGAACATAATATCCATCTTTTTTAAGCTGTGAAAACACTccaaaaatattaaaccaaGAGCacttggcctagtggtaatgAAACTCCAGTTGGAGTGTCCGTCCTGGGTCCGAGTCGCCTTGGCCACCTTCCCGCCTATAACCATGCGTGCCCGGATGGAAGGCTTCGTGGGGATTATTCTGGACTTACCGCCTGAGAACCcccacggttatcaaaaaataaaacactcCAAAATTACATTATACATAACGATACGCTAGTCCTTCACTGTATTTGTTCATTAATAAACGTCACAGCGAATTTAATATGGTTTCTGGAttatcagaagaaaaaaaatgacatGTAGTAGCCGATTTACTCTTTCTAACCTCGATAGATGTATCATCCGGCAATAAAAACGTTTATTTATTATCTACATGTGTATATCTAGCCAAGCATTTGTTGTCATTACTTTATGGCTTTTACAGCCAACTGATAACGAATTCTACTAGCTTCCATTCTATCTCGTACATGTATATCAAGGAGGAATAACCGAATAAGTAGGTTTGATGTCGATTCAAATAATATAACCAAACTGTTCTACCTTCCATTTATGGGAATATTCTAATTGGTGTATATTATTAAACAACTACAACGAAATGTCACTTGTAATGATTGTTTTCATTGGGTCAATTTACGTTATAATTTGACTTCTATTTTGGAACACAGATACAGGATGTTAATacatatctgttttttttttttttttgaaagagtTAATACATATCTGTTGTTTCGCTGTTGATATttctcttatattttatattacagACAAGTATATATCCCCCTAGTCACTAATATTATTACTCTCTCCATTTTTAAATATGTGtcgtttaaatattttttattcagattaaaaaaataaaataaatatatgtaaattgttattaGTTACACCATTTCTTTAAACTAAAGTTTTGTGAAATTGACCCGAAAATCGTTTTTATAATAATCAGCCCTCAAGTCAATGTTTGATGGGCTTGTATCCAGACATGATCTTGTTTCTGACCGATAGTAtctgagataaataaaatttttatataaaatcaatgaAGATTGTGATTAATTTTCTAatgaaaataagtataatttatattagaattataaaatgatattttttgtgtaataagaaaaaatcaGAATAAGTCttacttattatgaaacaaacgGAGTACATCAGTTTTTGCAGTGATCATATCTATGTGGTTGTTTTATAATCCAAGTCTACGTGCCAttagatatttttatgtttctaaaGTATCAGGAGATATAAACCGACATGGAAACAGGTTTTTACGTACGTGAGGACAAAAATTAAATGTGaacatttatattatagaaGGATTAATAATTGTCAACTTAAAAGTTAACACTCTCCTCCGCGattcttaaatttaatatcaaaTACTCGAAAACCACTGGCGGCTTGAACTAAAAGCAACTTTCACGTTTCATACGTTCAAACCATCTTCcagtttttatatattgatCAAGTTGTACTTGCATcacatatcaaaataaaataaacgaaAAAGTTGGTGATTGGGGGTCGTTGAACtctttgaaaattaaaaaaaggcGCGTATTTGGGAGATGTTTTCTCGATTGATTTGAGTGAAGAACTAGTTGTTTTTAAACGAACAGAACAATAAGTGCAGCCCGTGATATTTGCATCacctgagccgtcctatgaagatccacgTCTGACCAGATTAACTTGCACCATGTTGTAGATCTCTTGTAAGTTTTTCTTCTGTAATCTGCATAATTGTAATCTATATAATCTTTCTCAtatcataattgtaatatcataataaattagCGTTAAAAAAAATGTAGTCCGTGATATTCGCATCacctgagccgtcctatgaagatccacgTCTGACCAGATTAACTTGCACCATGTTGTAGATCTCTTGTAAGCCTTTTTTCTGTAATCTgcataattgtttaataaaccgctctctccgggacttgaaacctggatttaTCTGCAAGAAACTGCATAGCCTGGGGTTCGAACCCTAGACatgggtgtagaagcctttaaaccttaACCACTAGGCTAAGGTGCTTCCACTGTGTAATTTAGACTACAAAATCATTTCGAAGGTACATTGTCCTGAAACGGCTATTATCTAAACTAATTTTTGGAAACACAGTCTATTTCTGGGAGATTGATCTGAGATAACATCTTTATTGTTCAGAAAATGTTTCATGGTATTAAGAACAAATAatttatgtaagaaaaaaattgtggCTATTAAAACAGATATAAATAACACATATGAAAGAGTAGAGTAGATTTTTGTCAAAACAATGTTGATAAAATTGGGGCTTGCCCAAAACTAGGTATCTCGGATTATGACATACATATAGTCAGTATagtatatgattttaattaatgaaCAACCAAAAAGATGACATATTGTACCAAATAGAGGTTTGTGGCAGGATGATCCATTATCATTTTACTTATTTATTCCGTGTACAGAAGCTTTAATATCTAATATCAGaaaacattaaaagaaaaaattattaacaagaTTAAAAATAGCACGGGCTGCACTTATATTACTGATAATAGTCTTTTCTGTAAAGAAAATAAGTAGGAATGTAGAATAATTTTACAGATCTTGAAATAATATGAGAGGGCATCGGGGCAATATATTAAAATCCATAACaaaaaacacaatatatatagggGTTGTTCTTTTACCCATCGCAGCAAACAACGAAGAATATAGTCTATGTCGCAAAAAGTTACTGCTCCAGTTCCTGTATAACGATTTGCTCAAGGACGGTTATCAtgggagagaaaaaaaattgccTCAGCCACCACTGTTGTTTAACTCATTTTTTTCTCTGAAGTTTCTCATAAGCATTTCGTACCAAGGAGAATTTAGGCATTTTTCAGGACAAAATTGTTTGTTAACAATAATCCCAGAGTTATAGAAAATGGAAGTGAACTTGCAATGGCACATACATGCATAGCAAAGCGGTCTACATTCAGTTTTATGCTTCGAAAGTTGCAGATTCTCATACATAACAAACAATCCAAAAGACAACATGAATCAAACTGTAGAATCTTTAACATCACTTCTGACGAGTTAACCCTTGAATTAGATGCCAAATCGGTAACATGAAGATACATAGTTGAGATACTCATGACTTtccttttttctctttgttttttccTCTATTTTCCACAGCTTTCCTTCCCATTACTGTGTATGAAGTATCTAGTGTACAAGAAGACATAATTGAGGTATAGTCATTGTTTAAGAATAGTTGAAGTATCTCGTTATAGTGCAACTTGAATCAATTTTGGATTCGGTTGAAAGGTAGTCCTTAACGGTTTGGTAGCCTGGATACTAAATATTCGACTGTGCAAAGAGATGATGAACACAAACCAATTAAAAACCACAATGATTAGTTGACACTAAACAATTTATTAACAAGTACCAACCCAGGCATATCCTGAGCCATTTTCATACAAATGGCACAATATAAAATCACATAAAAGACTGAATAATAACTCAGAATAAACAATTTGCATGACTACCAAGACTTAAAAGAGTTCCTCTTCCTTGTGGGTATGGATCACACAGTCAGACTGTGGGTAAGCCACACAAGTCAAGATATAACCTTTCTTCATGTGATGTTCTTCAAGAAACGAACCATCAGACTAGTCAACTTTCCCTTTCTCGATCTTACCTGCGCAGGTGGAACACGCACCAGCTCTGCAAGAGTAAAGCAAGTCAAAACCTGATTCTTCAGCCGCATCCAATATGTATTGGTCTTCTTGAACCTCAAATTCGCTTTCTTGTCATTCTGGTCCAATGAACTTGACTTTGTATACTGCTGACATGGTGGCACCAGAATTAGTTGAGCATTTGAAGCCAAAGGATCTCGAGACTTTATTGATTGATCCAACGGAGACTCGCTGGCTCTTGTTAGTAATGAGCTTATTGGTTGGCTGGCTTCTGAGAAGCGCCTTAGTCATGCTAGTGGAAGAGACTCCCACGGTAGCCATTTTGGCTTTTTCAATTCACCTGCAATTCCCCAAgttttaggtttagggttttctaAGATTAATCAGAAACGTAAGTGATCTTTTACTCAATAGTGGACAAAGCTTCACAAATACAGCTCAGTAGATGAACCCAGAAATGAGACATAACAA
This genomic stretch from Raphanus sativus cultivar WK10039 chromosome 3, ASM80110v3, whole genome shotgun sequence harbors:
- the LOC108848093 gene encoding glucan endo-1,3-beta-glucosidase 14, which codes for MATRSISFFRFLLLFLTLSVRSNGQGVGINYGQIANNLPSPARVAVLLRSLNITRVKLYDADPNVLFSFSNSQVDFMIGLGNEFLQNMSTDPTKAQSWIQQRLQPHISKTRITSIVVGNEIFKTNDHVLISSLLPAMKAVYSALVNLGLEKQVTVTSAHSLDILQTSYPPSSGSFKEEFIPYLRPLLDFHSQIKSPFLINAYPFFAYKDSPKEIPLEYALFQPNQGMVDSNTNLHYDNMLFAQVDALYSAIKTLGHTDVEVRISETGWPSKGEENEIGASPENAALYNGNLLRLVQARKGTPAKPSVPIDVYVFALFNENLKPGPISERNYGLFYPDGKPVYNVGLQGYLPDIIYSSSATTIKILNVWRAVMSLAVAGMILDMGVKMRMR